A stretch of the Polluticoccus soli genome encodes the following:
- a CDS encoding polysaccharide biosynthesis protein yields MFDNKTLLITGGTGSFGNAVLEKFINSDFSEIRIFSRDEKKQDDLRKKYNDKRIKFYIGDVRDYSSVDAAVNGANYIFHAAALKQVPSCEFFPMEAIKTNVIGTENVLDAAVKHNVENIVVLSTDKAVYPINAMGMSKALMEKVMVAKSRRITNGKIILSGTRYGNVMASRGSVIPLFMDQIKAGKPITITDPNMTRFMMTLEDAVELVMFAFHKAKPGDIFVQKAPACTVEVLALALKELYNASNEIRVIGTRHGEKLYETLVNREEMAKARDLGDYYCIPADERDLNYENYFSQGELKVSKVEEYHSHNTEQLDVEGIKKLLLKLPAVRADLKIAELVN; encoded by the coding sequence ATGTTTGATAATAAAACACTTCTTATCACCGGCGGAACTGGCTCGTTTGGAAATGCCGTTCTGGAAAAGTTCATCAATTCTGATTTTAGCGAGATCAGGATATTTAGCCGGGACGAGAAAAAACAGGACGACCTTCGAAAGAAGTACAATGATAAGCGGATCAAGTTCTATATCGGTGACGTTAGGGACTATTCGTCAGTTGACGCCGCTGTAAACGGGGCTAACTATATTTTTCATGCGGCCGCACTGAAACAGGTGCCTTCGTGTGAGTTTTTTCCTATGGAGGCGATCAAAACCAACGTTATCGGCACTGAAAATGTTCTGGATGCTGCTGTAAAGCACAATGTTGAGAATATTGTTGTACTCAGTACGGATAAGGCCGTTTATCCCATTAATGCAATGGGTATGTCAAAAGCGCTCATGGAAAAAGTGATGGTAGCCAAGTCGCGACGTATTACCAATGGCAAGATTATTTTGTCTGGCACTCGATACGGGAATGTTATGGCTTCACGAGGCTCGGTTATTCCGTTGTTCATGGACCAGATAAAAGCTGGGAAACCGATCACCATTACTGATCCAAACATGACCCGGTTTATGATGACACTGGAGGATGCGGTTGAATTGGTGATGTTTGCCTTTCATAAAGCCAAGCCAGGTGATATATTTGTTCAAAAGGCGCCTGCTTGTACGGTAGAAGTACTGGCACTAGCATTAAAAGAGCTGTACAATGCTTCAAACGAGATTCGTGTCATTGGAACCCGTCATGGAGAAAAGTTGTATGAAACTCTGGTTAATCGTGAAGAAATGGCGAAAGCGAGGGATCTGGGGGATTATTATTGCATACCAGCAGATGAGCGAGATCTCAACTATGAGAACTATTTTTCACAAGGCGAGCTAAAAGTCTCAAAAGTAGAAGAATATCATTCTCATAACACGGAGCAGTTGGATGTGGAAGGTATCAAAAAGCTGTTATTGAAGTTGCCTGCTGTGCGAGCAGACTTGAAAATTGCAGAATTGGTTAACTAA
- a CDS encoding glycosyltransferase family 4 protein, whose amino-acid sequence MIDVTYIYREFRETAFSIEGIFDVVRKKLSGTVNDRSFHFDATKSRVRNVLDIRKLPAGINHVTGDIYFLTIGLRKSKNVVTIHDLGHYEHLKQFPLKFIVYHLFWMYLPLRKADVITVVSETTKAHLLKAFGFAKDKVRVVYNPVKPIFKYSKKETLNTKLRILQVGSGWQKNLNNLIEAVKGTNYHLDIVGLPDAESIEKMQRFDILHTISSGLTDVQLYQKYLDCDILFFASIQEGFGMPIIEAQAVGRPVITSNVGAMLEVAQDTAVLVEPRNVAQIRQAIDALAQDKNYYDLIVEKGLGNASKYSIEHIADEYLNIYKELAS is encoded by the coding sequence ATGATTGACGTTACCTACATCTACAGAGAATTCCGGGAGACGGCATTTTCAATTGAAGGCATTTTTGATGTTGTTCGAAAAAAGTTGAGTGGAACGGTCAACGACCGATCATTTCATTTCGACGCCACCAAATCGCGTGTTAGAAACGTATTGGACATTCGCAAATTGCCGGCTGGCATCAATCATGTCACCGGTGACATCTATTTCCTTACGATAGGACTGCGGAAAAGTAAGAATGTGGTAACGATACATGATCTTGGGCATTATGAGCACCTGAAACAGTTTCCGCTGAAATTTATCGTGTATCATTTGTTCTGGATGTACCTCCCGCTCAGAAAGGCAGACGTAATTACAGTTGTATCGGAAACTACTAAGGCTCATCTTTTGAAAGCATTTGGTTTTGCAAAAGATAAAGTAAGGGTTGTGTATAATCCTGTTAAGCCCATCTTTAAATACAGTAAGAAAGAAACACTGAACACAAAACTGCGCATATTGCAAGTTGGTAGTGGCTGGCAGAAAAATCTAAACAACCTGATAGAAGCTGTGAAAGGTACCAATTATCACCTGGACATCGTTGGGCTGCCTGATGCTGAGTCCATCGAGAAAATGCAGCGCTTCGATATTTTACATACAATCAGCAGCGGATTGACAGACGTGCAGCTATATCAGAAATACCTCGATTGCGATATTCTTTTTTTTGCATCGATACAAGAGGGTTTTGGTATGCCAATAATAGAGGCACAAGCGGTAGGACGACCAGTAATAACGAGTAACGTAGGGGCAATGCTCGAAGTGGCACAGGATACAGCTGTACTTGTAGAGCCGCGAAATGTTGCCCAGATCAGACAGGCAATCGATGCACTAGCGCAGGATAAGAACTATTATGATCTGATAGTGGAAAAAGGACTGGGCAATGCTTCGAAATATAGTATCGAGCACATTGCCGACGAGTATTTGAACATCTATAAGGAGCTTGCAAGTTAA
- a CDS encoding glycosyltransferase, producing the protein MNSPKNIVYLYSEVLPYAITTMRALRDNFNANIDCISWDKNKVTPFVPQDMERIRFHKRSEFNKQTLINFIESRRPDVLCISGRMDGAYLDVAVHFRAKGVPVISGCDNQWYGSVKNWVAALFSRYIYHRYFDYFWVPGRRQFEFAKRIGYSNKNILGYALSADVDRFRSAYEARKMQHAGKFPRTIVYAGRFSQEKGIEVLVKAFTEFKSETTNDWKLVLVGAGPVKVESTSDIQVLDYMTPDELVAKSSDFGVFCLPSIWDHWGVVIHEFTAAGMPMISSDGVGAADTFIIEGFNGYLFKSRDVNALKAAFVKMTSKTDEELWEMGDRSFEISETITPTKAAHSFMSVLDKSVG; encoded by the coding sequence ATGAATTCGCCCAAAAACATAGTCTACCTCTACTCGGAAGTACTGCCCTATGCTATAACCACTATGCGTGCGTTGCGAGATAACTTTAACGCAAACATTGATTGTATATCTTGGGACAAAAACAAAGTGACTCCATTTGTTCCGCAAGACATGGAACGAATACGGTTTCACAAGCGTTCCGAATTTAATAAGCAGACCCTGATCAATTTTATTGAGTCCCGACGTCCCGACGTATTGTGCATCTCTGGAAGAATGGATGGGGCATATTTGGACGTCGCAGTGCATTTCCGGGCTAAAGGTGTTCCTGTCATTTCCGGCTGCGATAACCAATGGTACGGCTCCGTGAAAAATTGGGTCGCCGCGCTGTTTAGCCGATATATTTATCACCGCTACTTTGACTATTTCTGGGTACCGGGAAGAAGGCAATTTGAGTTTGCCAAAAGGATAGGTTATTCCAATAAAAATATTCTTGGCTATGCACTCTCGGCGGATGTCGATAGATTTAGAAGTGCGTACGAGGCGAGGAAAATGCAACACGCCGGAAAATTTCCAAGAACTATTGTGTATGCAGGCAGGTTTTCGCAGGAAAAAGGTATAGAGGTCCTGGTAAAGGCGTTTACCGAATTTAAGTCCGAAACAACAAACGACTGGAAATTGGTGCTCGTTGGTGCAGGGCCTGTAAAAGTTGAATCTACTTCAGACATCCAGGTGCTTGACTATATGACACCTGATGAACTGGTTGCCAAATCTTCTGACTTTGGCGTGTTTTGCCTCCCCAGTATTTGGGACCATTGGGGCGTTGTAATACATGAATTTACCGCGGCCGGAATGCCAATGATATCCTCGGACGGAGTCGGGGCAGCTGACACCTTCATTATAGAAGGATTTAATGGTTATCTTTTCAAATCGCGCGATGTGAATGCACTAAAAGCCGCATTCGTAAAGATGACGTCGAAAACCGACGAGGAACTTTGGGAAATGGGCGACCGTAGTTTTGAAATATCCGAAACGATCACTCCTACTAAAGCGGCTCATAGCTTTATGAGCGTACTGGACAAAAGCGTTGGATAA
- a CDS encoding CgeB family protein, with product MRILCVGPIWRGSNAGGMFRALSREGHLIDTVDEYYYISFHASNITSKVVQRSIRHIQVNEFNQAIKTAIDLFRPDVVFVYKGRFVQPETLDYARSKGKTLALFYPDVSMKAHGKYIPLNIPRFDIVFTTKTFGITDLKNSYGVTNAQFIPHGFDPDIHRQYQMSDEDLRNFGCDVSFIGTYSQKKENILAAIKKALPEVHLKIWGGQWERCTSPLLQDSIQHTSVLGDLYAIAIQCSKINLGILSEQVVGASSGDLITSRTFHIPGSSGFMLHERNVESLQYFAEDEEAGFFDDAEDIAAKVKRYLSDNGLRERVRLAGYQRALRDHSLDKRAQQVASRLSELVSKR from the coding sequence ATGAGAATACTCTGTGTTGGACCTATATGGCGCGGGAGTAATGCAGGTGGAATGTTTAGGGCTCTAAGCCGGGAAGGTCATTTGATCGATACCGTTGATGAGTATTATTACATTAGCTTTCATGCCTCGAATATTACATCAAAAGTTGTACAGCGTTCCATACGGCATATTCAGGTAAATGAGTTCAACCAGGCGATCAAGACAGCTATAGATCTGTTTAGGCCTGATGTAGTATTCGTTTATAAGGGTAGGTTTGTACAACCCGAAACGTTGGATTATGCGAGATCAAAAGGGAAAACATTAGCTCTGTTTTACCCGGATGTAAGCATGAAGGCGCACGGAAAGTATATTCCGCTCAATATTCCGCGTTTCGACATCGTTTTCACAACAAAAACCTTTGGCATAACTGATCTGAAAAACTCCTATGGAGTTACAAACGCCCAGTTTATTCCACATGGTTTTGATCCGGATATACACCGCCAGTACCAGATGAGTGACGAGGACCTGCGAAATTTTGGATGCGATGTGTCATTTATTGGCACATATTCTCAGAAAAAAGAAAACATACTAGCTGCGATCAAGAAAGCACTCCCTGAGGTTCATCTGAAAATATGGGGAGGGCAATGGGAGCGGTGTACATCTCCATTATTGCAAGATTCGATCCAGCATACCAGTGTGCTCGGAGACTTGTATGCGATTGCCATCCAGTGTTCTAAGATCAACCTGGGCATCCTTAGCGAGCAAGTGGTAGGAGCCTCGTCGGGAGATCTGATCACTTCCCGTACTTTTCACATACCTGGAAGTTCAGGGTTTATGTTGCATGAACGAAATGTGGAATCTCTACAGTATTTTGCTGAAGATGAGGAAGCTGGTTTCTTTGATGATGCTGAAGATATTGCTGCAAAAGTAAAACGCTACCTGTCTGATAATGGCCTGCGTGAAAGGGTACGATTGGCTGGGTATCAAAGAGCACTTCGTGACCATTCTTTAGATAAACGTGCGCAACAAGTGGCTTCACGTTTATCAGAGCTAGTTTCAAAAAGATAA
- the asnB gene encoding asparagine synthase (glutamine-hydrolyzing): protein MCGIACSLNYVSSDFDARSLRLLHHRGPNDNGSYHDADVSLLQTRLSILELTSAGHQPMHSSCGRYIISYNGEIYNHRELRRQYLSTHNFHGDSDTETIIELFRLQKQKMLTELVGMWAILIWDTQEKILFISRDRYGQKPLYYRSKGDHLFFASEIKPLLQDGEQNKCETTAVVEFLALSNYGHLKDRTFYSDIRQLEPGCYAFIKPGQTQVVSKRYWVLPEVSPRDKRPLDEKATKQLHDIMVEAVLSQTLSDVPIGITLSGGIDSSIIAGILATYYDQDINAFTAQAVGSAYDESRYVDAVVKKFPRINLHRFDSKELSLKADIIKYVGIQEEPFGDPSIIAHGYLMQAACDNGIKVMLGGQGADELFFGYTNMTQAVLQKQLSKLHFSSFLDNVKQSDISKSSVARSIFLTVFPGLERKLRNRSRVNRRAVLEYSLSGINDELFSLPTYDDFYGVWCESVYGIHLPHLVHYDDRNAMATSIEGRMPFLDHRISEFVATIRPEYFFKEGKRKYPIRMACSQYLPDEVQNRRDKIGFHTPLIDAIYKDADWVCENIADFIWIKSGLRATLLNKVRSGSIDISDAMLIVRALITNCWMQQFNIVG, encoded by the coding sequence ATGTGCGGAATAGCCTGCAGTTTGAATTATGTAAGCTCTGATTTTGACGCGAGGTCTTTGCGGCTGCTTCATCACCGTGGGCCAAATGATAACGGAAGTTATCATGATGCTGATGTTTCCCTGTTGCAAACGAGACTGTCAATTCTTGAGCTGACATCAGCCGGTCATCAACCTATGCATTCTTCATGTGGTCGCTACATCATCTCTTATAATGGAGAAATATACAACCACAGAGAGTTAAGGCGGCAGTACCTCAGTACGCATAACTTTCATGGCGATTCGGATACTGAAACAATAATTGAGCTTTTTCGTTTGCAGAAGCAAAAAATGCTCACCGAATTGGTGGGTATGTGGGCGATATTGATCTGGGACACACAAGAAAAGATTCTTTTCATCAGTCGTGATCGCTATGGACAAAAGCCACTTTATTATCGATCGAAGGGCGATCATCTTTTCTTTGCCAGTGAAATAAAGCCGTTGTTGCAGGATGGAGAGCAGAATAAGTGCGAGACTACAGCTGTTGTTGAGTTCCTGGCGTTGAGTAATTACGGTCATCTCAAAGATCGTACATTTTACAGCGATATCAGGCAATTGGAACCTGGCTGCTATGCCTTTATTAAACCTGGGCAAACACAAGTCGTCAGCAAAAGATATTGGGTATTACCCGAGGTGTCGCCGCGCGACAAACGGCCGTTGGATGAAAAGGCAACAAAACAGCTTCACGATATAATGGTTGAAGCGGTTCTGTCTCAAACACTTTCCGATGTTCCGATCGGCATTACTTTGTCAGGTGGCATTGATTCTTCGATAATAGCTGGCATACTCGCCACTTATTATGATCAGGATATAAATGCTTTTACCGCTCAGGCTGTGGGTAGCGCTTACGATGAAAGCAGGTATGTTGACGCCGTGGTCAAGAAGTTTCCGAGGATCAATCTACATCGTTTCGACTCTAAAGAGCTTTCGTTAAAGGCGGATATTATTAAATATGTCGGAATTCAAGAGGAACCTTTTGGTGACCCATCGATCATAGCCCACGGTTATTTGATGCAAGCCGCGTGCGATAATGGAATAAAAGTGATGCTGGGTGGGCAGGGGGCTGATGAGCTGTTCTTTGGTTATACCAACATGACACAGGCAGTACTGCAGAAACAATTGAGCAAGTTGCATTTCTCATCATTCCTCGATAATGTAAAACAATCAGACATCTCAAAGAGTTCTGTTGCACGCTCTATATTCCTGACGGTTTTTCCGGGCTTGGAGCGAAAGCTGAGAAATCGCTCCCGTGTTAACAGGAGAGCTGTCCTCGAGTATTCTTTGTCAGGGATTAATGATGAGCTATTCTCGTTGCCTACGTATGATGATTTTTATGGTGTGTGGTGCGAGTCCGTGTATGGAATTCACTTGCCGCACCTTGTACATTATGACGACCGGAATGCTATGGCGACCAGCATAGAGGGTAGAATGCCTTTTCTTGACCACCGCATCTCTGAATTTGTGGCCACTATTCGTCCGGAATACTTCTTCAAAGAAGGCAAACGCAAATACCCGATAAGAATGGCTTGCTCGCAGTATCTACCCGATGAGGTTCAGAACAGGAGAGACAAGATCGGGTTTCACACACCTTTGATCGATGCTATATATAAAGATGCTGACTGGGTATGTGAAAATATAGCAGATTTTATTTGGATAAAAAGCGGTCTTAGGGCAACTTTGCTTAATAAAGTTCGTTCTGGAAGCATTGATATTAGTGACGCAATGCTGATTGTGAGGGCTTTGATAACAAATTGTTGGATGCAGCAGTTTAATATTGTGGGTTAA
- a CDS encoding glycosyltransferase has protein sequence MADMAIECADNGMDVSFITVVPKRPFYSSGGRETLVSLVKHHSNIKLLTTTAGWEFEFGTPAFKTDVYSRLLQKNISPGANIILADDPSVWAVSAQLDGQYNFIGVLHADENHYYDLACQFDSSVRLLVCVSERIKRNLLSRNAGIDSSKVVTISCGIPLPVFQPNTASNKQLEIIYVGRITQYQKRVFDIPAVCVTLKEQGVDFNMSIIGSGDEMQQLQIMVQESGLIDRVNFPGWLQKEQIFEQMRQADVLLLTSDFEGMPVAVMEALSCGCGVVSTRVSGVEDYVSSPFATGCLWLYEVGDVQSAASCLVESRRILPVQKAKQARSLAETEFGIQHCRRRYLDAIDNMRPISETKLPAKKLPVNHTYSLLLSFSRYVRLSLATKFKTNY, from the coding sequence ATGGCGGACATGGCCATTGAGTGTGCGGATAATGGCATGGATGTAAGTTTCATTACTGTTGTGCCCAAGCGTCCATTCTATTCTTCGGGTGGCCGTGAAACATTAGTGTCACTGGTAAAGCATCATAGCAACATAAAACTACTGACGACAACAGCTGGGTGGGAGTTTGAGTTTGGCACACCGGCGTTCAAGACCGATGTATACTCCAGGCTCCTACAAAAAAACATTTCTCCCGGCGCCAATATCATTCTGGCTGATGATCCTTCTGTATGGGCTGTGTCGGCACAGTTAGATGGTCAGTACAATTTTATTGGGGTATTGCATGCAGATGAGAACCATTATTATGACCTCGCGTGCCAATTCGATTCCTCTGTAAGATTGCTGGTTTGCGTGTCTGAACGGATAAAGCGGAACCTTCTTTCGCGAAATGCGGGTATTGATAGCAGCAAAGTGGTCACTATTTCATGTGGGATACCGTTGCCTGTTTTTCAGCCGAATACAGCAAGCAACAAGCAGCTGGAGATAATATATGTAGGCCGCATTACACAATACCAAAAACGAGTCTTTGATATCCCGGCCGTCTGTGTAACATTGAAAGAACAAGGTGTAGACTTCAACATGTCAATAATAGGTTCGGGCGATGAAATGCAACAGTTGCAGATAATGGTGCAGGAATCCGGGCTCATCGATCGCGTGAATTTTCCTGGCTGGCTGCAAAAAGAGCAGATATTCGAACAAATGCGTCAAGCTGATGTGTTGCTGTTGACATCTGATTTCGAGGGGATGCCAGTGGCAGTGATGGAAGCACTTAGCTGTGGTTGTGGGGTAGTTAGCACTCGTGTAAGCGGGGTTGAAGACTATGTGTCAAGCCCATTTGCTACAGGCTGCCTCTGGTTGTACGAAGTTGGCGATGTACAGTCAGCTGCTAGTTGCCTTGTTGAATCAAGGCGTATTTTACCAGTTCAAAAGGCAAAACAAGCACGCAGTCTTGCGGAGACTGAGTTTGGCATACAGCATTGTAGGCGCAGATACCTTGACGCTATTGATAATATGAGACCGATATCAGAAACTAAGTTGCCGGCAAAAAAACTACCGGTTAACCACACCTATTCGCTGCTGTTATCATTTTCGAGGTATGTACGGCTTAGTCTCGCAACGAAGTTTAAAACAAACTATTGA
- a CDS encoding glycosyltransferase — MNTQKNIVYLYSEVMPYAITIMRVLRDNFNANIDCICWDKNKNTPFVPTDMDRVKFHKRSGFDRQGLIDFIEERKPEIIFISGRMDHGYLSIIPHFRAKGIPVISACDNQWYGTVKNWLAALCSRYIYHRYFEYFWVPGRRQFEFAKRVGFSNNNILGYSLSADVDRFKQAHTERKNLHSGKFPKNIVFVGRFVKAKGLDILVKAFAEFKKEMQSDWKLIVVGTGPLKVEANADIEVVDFMSTEELASRSAGWGVFCLPSIWEPWGVVIHEFAAAGMPIIASEDVGAADTFIVDGFNGYTFKPGDMNALKAVFVKLNSKTDDQLWAMGDRSIEISDAITPVKAAHSFMSVLNKAK; from the coding sequence ATGAATACACAAAAAAATATCGTTTATCTCTATTCGGAGGTCATGCCATACGCCATCACCATCATGCGTGTATTGCGCGACAACTTCAATGCAAATATTGACTGCATCTGTTGGGATAAGAACAAAAACACTCCTTTTGTTCCGACGGATATGGACCGGGTGAAGTTTCACAAGCGCTCGGGTTTTGACAGACAAGGTTTGATTGATTTTATTGAAGAAAGGAAGCCCGAGATAATCTTTATATCGGGTAGGATGGACCATGGGTATCTAAGCATAATTCCGCATTTCCGGGCAAAAGGCATCCCCGTTATTTCGGCTTGCGATAACCAGTGGTACGGAACTGTAAAGAACTGGTTAGCCGCGTTATGTAGCAGGTATATCTACCACAGGTACTTCGAATACTTTTGGGTGCCGGGCAGGAGGCAGTTTGAATTTGCAAAGAGGGTCGGTTTTTCCAATAATAATATACTTGGCTATTCGCTGTCTGCAGATGTTGATCGTTTTAAGCAAGCCCACACCGAAAGAAAGAATCTACATTCAGGTAAATTTCCCAAGAATATAGTTTTTGTCGGCAGGTTTGTGAAAGCGAAAGGGCTGGATATTTTGGTAAAAGCCTTTGCTGAGTTTAAAAAGGAAATGCAAAGCGACTGGAAACTGATTGTAGTAGGCACTGGACCTTTGAAGGTTGAGGCCAACGCAGATATCGAAGTTGTCGATTTTATGTCAACCGAAGAGTTGGCGTCAAGGAGTGCTGGATGGGGTGTCTTTTGTCTACCCAGTATTTGGGAGCCATGGGGCGTGGTGATACATGAATTTGCTGCTGCCGGCATGCCCATCATTGCCTCTGAAGATGTAGGTGCTGCTGATACCTTTATAGTTGACGGGTTCAATGGATATACATTCAAGCCGGGAGATATGAACGCCCTGAAAGCTGTATTCGTAAAGCTGAATTCAAAGACCGACGATCAGCTTTGGGCGATGGGCGATAGGAGTATCGAAATATCTGATGCTATTACTCCGGTTAAAGCGGCGCACAGCTTTATGAGTGTTTTGAACAAAGCAAAATAG
- a CDS encoding polysaccharide deacetylase family protein, with protein sequence MNSDFITTYRELLEWRPHTVRDRMKDIALRGLVFIDALTGADIKFLDRPRIQFLYLHHVFKDEEQQLRSLLNKLSQHFEFISYSDAVTKILTGQVDKPYICFSADDGLKNNLTAAAILNEYGAKACFFINPGLIGEADYGKIKTYCRDVLDFPVSEFLGWDDVCTLLKDGHEIGGHSMHHMNIAATNPDEISADMAETWNVLRQYCDLPKHFAFPYGRFFHFSEAGRKAVFDAGFISCASAERGCHINPDRPLQPDELCIRRDHVVLDWGVDQIFHFINSNARKAAAHNNLFPTLQ encoded by the coding sequence ATGAATAGCGACTTTATTACCACTTATAGAGAGTTGTTGGAATGGCGGCCGCACACGGTGCGCGACCGGATGAAGGACATTGCGCTTCGGGGATTGGTGTTTATAGACGCGCTCACTGGTGCAGACATCAAGTTTCTTGATCGTCCGAGAATTCAGTTTTTGTATCTCCATCACGTTTTCAAAGATGAAGAACAACAACTGCGCTCACTATTGAATAAACTCTCCCAGCATTTTGAGTTTATTTCTTACTCCGATGCTGTTACAAAGATTCTTACTGGCCAGGTCGACAAACCATATATATGTTTTAGTGCGGACGACGGGCTCAAGAATAACCTGACGGCTGCTGCCATCTTGAATGAGTACGGCGCGAAAGCCTGCTTTTTTATTAATCCAGGACTGATAGGTGAGGCCGATTATGGCAAGATCAAAACTTATTGTCGTGACGTCCTGGATTTTCCTGTGTCTGAATTTCTTGGATGGGACGACGTTTGCACTTTGCTTAAGGATGGTCACGAGATAGGCGGCCATTCTATGCACCATATGAATATTGCCGCTACCAATCCTGACGAAATTAGTGCGGACATGGCGGAAACTTGGAATGTACTGAGGCAATACTGCGATCTACCCAAACATTTCGCTTTCCCCTACGGCCGGTTCTTTCATTTCAGCGAGGCCGGCAGAAAGGCCGTTTTTGATGCAGGTTTCATATCCTGCGCAAGTGCTGAAAGGGGCTGTCACATTAATCCTGACAGACCACTGCAACCGGATGAACTTTGCATTCGCCGCGATCACGTAGTGCTTGACTGGGGTGTTGATCAGATTTTTCATTTCATCAACAGCAACGCCCGGAAAGCCGCCGCTCATAATAATTTGTTCCCAACTCTTCAATGA
- a CDS encoding glycosyltransferase, which produces MILIDALFIANEGGGPNLLRYLIDVIRSNGKESEFFLYLDERFQHDVSGFAHLRSKAGLLKRLNFYRQNRERFSRVLCFANTPPPVRLNVPVHTYFHNQMLLESRRRFASKQYFRFLLRYAFVALWNNNTDDYIVQTPHMVEEIVSAGLKPETRCKQFPIFKPFERAYVADYRSLTEFVYVSAASFYKNHTTLLNAWEHLFDRGLNPVLHLTVTDTYTSVLLHIKRLQDKGVQIINHGYIDTSELYGRCAYMIYPSLNESFGLSLIEGANAGMKILAADLPYVRSVIEASVYFDPLDVGAISQAVAAVLQNAPSLTKIVVEDRVDELLEYILN; this is translated from the coding sequence ATGATATTGATCGACGCACTTTTTATTGCAAATGAAGGTGGCGGGCCTAATCTGTTGCGTTATTTAATAGATGTAATTCGCAGCAACGGCAAAGAGTCGGAATTCTTTCTCTATTTAGACGAGCGTTTTCAGCATGACGTGAGTGGGTTCGCTCATTTACGGTCAAAAGCGGGCCTGTTAAAACGGTTGAATTTTTATCGACAAAATAGGGAACGGTTCTCCAGGGTATTGTGTTTTGCTAATACACCGCCGCCAGTCAGGTTAAACGTACCTGTTCATACTTATTTTCATAATCAGATGCTGCTGGAGAGCAGGCGTCGATTTGCAAGTAAGCAATATTTCAGGTTTTTGTTGAGGTATGCATTTGTCGCGTTGTGGAATAACAATACTGACGACTATATTGTGCAAACGCCGCATATGGTTGAGGAGATAGTGTCCGCTGGATTGAAACCTGAAACAAGATGTAAACAGTTTCCGATTTTCAAGCCTTTCGAACGTGCGTATGTTGCTGATTACAGGTCGTTAACGGAATTTGTTTACGTAAGTGCTGCTTCCTTTTATAAAAATCATACAACGCTTCTAAATGCGTGGGAGCATCTTTTTGATAGAGGTCTGAACCCTGTTTTGCACCTTACGGTCACAGATACGTACACGTCTGTACTATTGCATATCAAGCGTTTGCAGGATAAAGGGGTGCAGATCATCAATCACGGGTATATAGACACTTCGGAACTGTATGGACGATGTGCCTACATGATATACCCCTCATTGAATGAAAGCTTTGGTCTCAGCCTAATTGAGGGTGCTAACGCGGGGATGAAAATATTAGCAGCTGATCTTCCTTATGTTAGGTCGGTTATCGAGGCCAGTGTCTATTTTGATCCACTTGACGTAGGGGCTATATCACAAGCAGTTGCAGCAGTATTGCAAAATGCGCCTTCTCTTACAAAAATTGTCGTGGAAGACCGCGTAGACGAGCTTCTGGAATATATTTTGAATTAA